One Pantoea eucalypti genomic region harbors:
- a CDS encoding MFS transporter yields MQASLTDTLDKQQDPTPVNSRSKVVIASLVGTAIEFFDFYIYATAAVIVFPHIFFPQGDATVATLQSLATFAIAFIARPIGSAVFGHFGDRVGRKATLVASLLTMGISTVVIGLLPSYETIGVMAPLLLALARFGQGLGLGGEWGGAALLATENAPAKKRALYGSFPQLGAPIGFFFANGTFLLLSWLLTDEQFMQWGWRVPFILSAVLVLVGLYVRVSLHESPVFAKVQKEKKQVRVPIAALLSKHLTATILGTFIMLATYTLFYIMTVYSMSYGTTAAPAGLGIPRNSMLWMLMLAVIGFGVMVPIAGLLADRFGRRKTMITITLMIIGFSFLFPAMLGSGSQALVMAFLLLGLSIMGLTFGPMGALLPELFPTEVRYTGASFSYNLSSILGASVAPYIATWLNAHYGLQAVGLYLASMAVLTLIALLACKETRHQTLYDV; encoded by the coding sequence ATGCAAGCCTCCCTCACAGACACACTCGACAAACAGCAGGATCCCACGCCGGTTAACTCACGCAGTAAAGTGGTGATTGCCTCGCTGGTCGGTACGGCCATCGAATTCTTCGACTTTTATATTTATGCCACGGCTGCGGTAATTGTTTTCCCGCACATTTTCTTCCCGCAGGGTGATGCCACGGTCGCAACGCTACAGTCGCTGGCCACTTTCGCTATCGCCTTTATCGCGCGTCCGATTGGCTCAGCGGTGTTTGGTCACTTTGGCGATCGCGTCGGGCGTAAAGCCACGCTGGTTGCCTCGCTGCTGACCATGGGTATTTCCACCGTGGTGATTGGTCTGCTACCCAGCTATGAGACGATTGGCGTGATGGCGCCGCTGCTGCTGGCGCTGGCGCGTTTTGGTCAGGGACTGGGGCTGGGTGGAGAATGGGGTGGTGCGGCGCTGCTGGCGACGGAAAATGCGCCAGCGAAGAAGCGTGCGCTTTACGGTTCGTTCCCTCAGTTGGGTGCGCCGATTGGCTTTTTCTTCGCTAACGGGACTTTCCTGCTGCTTTCATGGCTGCTGACCGACGAGCAGTTTATGCAGTGGGGCTGGCGCGTGCCGTTTATTCTCTCTGCCGTGCTGGTGCTGGTTGGTCTGTATGTGCGCGTTTCGCTGCATGAGAGTCCGGTGTTTGCCAAAGTGCAGAAAGAGAAGAAGCAGGTTCGGGTGCCGATTGCGGCGCTGCTGAGCAAGCATCTGACCGCCACGATTCTCGGCACTTTTATCATGCTGGCGACCTATACGCTGTTCTATATCATGACCGTCTATTCGATGAGTTATGGCACCACGGCAGCACCGGCGGGTCTGGGCATTCCGCGTAACAGTATGCTGTGGATGCTGATGCTGGCGGTGATTGGCTTTGGGGTGATGGTACCGATTGCTGGTTTGCTGGCTGACCGTTTTGGTCGTCGCAAGACGATGATTACCATTACGCTGATGATTATCGGGTTTTCGTTCCTGTTCCCGGCAATGCTTGGTTCAGGTTCACAGGCGCTGGTGATGGCGTTTCTGCTGCTGGGTCTGAGCATTATGGGGCTGACGTTTGGCCCGATGGGCGCGCTGCTGCCGGAGCTGTTCCCGACTGAAGTGCGTTATACCGGCGCATCGTTCTCCTATAACCTCTCCTCGATTCTGGGTGCCTCCGTTGCGCCTTATATTGCGACCTGGCTAAATGCCCATTATGGTTTGCAGGCGGTGGGGCTGTATCTGGCGTCAATGGCAGTACTGACGCTGATCGCGTTGCTGGCCTGTAAAGAGACGCGTCACCAGACGCTTTATGACGTGTAA
- a CDS encoding PLP-dependent aminotransferase family protein yields MSLAPTTEQPLYQQLAESFAEAIHQGTLKPGKRLPAIRRVAQSHQVSVNTVLNAWQMLEDRGLIEARPQSGYYVRGVLPAVTRHGQHKTRVRDPSSGKLDLIDKVFAAQNHPDYTNISLACPQDSELFPAARIARITASLLRRDPNMIGRYALPPGSERLREEIARRALHAGQTITADEITLTHGCMEALQLALRAVTQPGDCVGLESPTYFFLFPLLASLGLKALEIPTDPQHGLSLDALEMLLQEQRIKALIAMPSAQNPLGCGMSLENKKRLAKLVNTYHVPLIEDGLYDELQFDWPLSPAVKAFDRDGWVIYCTSFTKTVAPDFRIGWTAAGRFHDAIARLKAVSSMAESALLSETLAEFLASGGYDHHLRTLRRRYAANLDEARGLIARYFPEGTRATLPRGGFVFWVELPGGVNTTEMFDRLLQEQICVTPGALYSLSERYNHALRLSCCYPFDARYSRAIQRAGEIACELAGIPCGEAQGVPLRPQTV; encoded by the coding sequence GTGTCCCTTGCTCCCACGACCGAACAACCCCTCTATCAGCAGCTGGCAGAGAGCTTCGCTGAAGCCATCCATCAGGGAACGCTGAAACCCGGTAAACGCCTGCCGGCGATCCGCCGTGTTGCGCAGTCACATCAGGTCAGCGTCAATACCGTGCTGAATGCCTGGCAGATGCTGGAAGATCGCGGGCTGATTGAGGCGCGTCCGCAGTCGGGCTATTACGTGCGCGGCGTGTTGCCCGCCGTCACCCGCCACGGTCAGCATAAGACCCGGGTACGCGATCCCAGCAGCGGTAAACTCGACCTGATCGATAAGGTGTTTGCGGCGCAGAATCATCCCGACTACACCAATATTTCGCTGGCCTGCCCGCAGGACAGTGAGCTGTTTCCTGCGGCACGCATCGCCCGGATTACCGCCTCATTGTTGCGTCGTGATCCCAACATGATCGGTCGCTATGCGCTTCCGCCCGGTAGTGAGCGCTTACGGGAGGAGATAGCGCGACGGGCGCTGCACGCCGGACAGACAATTACCGCCGATGAGATCACCCTGACCCACGGCTGCATGGAGGCGCTTCAGCTGGCGCTTCGTGCCGTCACGCAGCCTGGCGACTGCGTCGGGCTGGAGTCGCCGACCTACTTCTTCCTCTTTCCGCTTCTGGCCTCGCTCGGTCTGAAAGCACTGGAAATCCCCACTGACCCACAGCACGGGCTCTCGCTGGATGCACTGGAGATGCTGCTGCAGGAGCAGCGTATCAAGGCGCTGATTGCGATGCCGAGCGCGCAGAACCCGCTGGGCTGCGGTATGTCGCTGGAGAATAAGAAACGGCTGGCAAAGTTAGTGAACACTTACCACGTTCCGCTGATAGAAGATGGGCTGTATGACGAGTTGCAGTTCGACTGGCCGCTCTCACCCGCCGTGAAAGCCTTTGATCGCGATGGCTGGGTGATCTACTGCACCAGTTTCACTAAAACCGTGGCACCCGATTTTCGTATTGGCTGGACCGCCGCAGGCCGTTTTCATGATGCGATTGCCCGACTGAAAGCCGTCTCCTCAATGGCTGAATCTGCCCTGCTCTCCGAAACGCTGGCGGAGTTTCTGGCTTCCGGCGGTTACGACCACCATCTGCGCACGCTGCGCCGTCGCTATGCAGCTAATCTGGATGAGGCGCGGGGTCTTATCGCCCGCTACTTCCCGGAAGGCACGCGCGCAACACTGCCGCGCGGTGGCTTCGTTTTCTGGGTTGAGCTACCGGGCGGCGTGAATACCACCGAGATGTTTGATCGGCTGCTGCAGGAGCAAATTTGCGTTACGCCTGGCGCACTCTACTCACTGAGCGAGCGCTACAACCATGCGCTGCGACTCTCCTGCTGCTATCCGTTTGATGCGCGCTACAGCCGGGCGATTCAGCGTGCAGGCGAAATCGCCTGTGAGCTGGCAGGAATACCGTGCGGTGAGGCTCAGGGTGTACCGTTGCGGCCCCAGACGGTATAG
- a CDS encoding glutathione S-transferase family protein gives MLTILGRASSINVRKVLWLCDELDLDFEREEWGDGFRSTHLPEFMALNPNAMVPVLKDDDFVLWESNTILRYLANAYGGEWLYPHDPQTRAPVDQWIDWQATELNTSWRYAFMSLVRNSPAHQDPRLLAAASKGWAHTMSILNQQLEKTGRYVAGRNFTLADIPIGLAVNRWFETPLDHPDYPAVRTYYERLTERRGYTVWGRNGTP, from the coding sequence ATGCTAACGATCCTGGGACGCGCCTCCTCAATCAACGTGCGCAAAGTACTATGGCTGTGTGACGAACTTGACCTTGATTTTGAGCGCGAAGAGTGGGGCGATGGCTTCCGCTCAACCCACCTACCCGAATTCATGGCACTGAATCCCAATGCGATGGTGCCGGTTCTGAAAGATGATGACTTTGTGTTGTGGGAATCCAATACCATTCTGCGCTATCTGGCGAACGCCTATGGCGGCGAGTGGCTCTATCCTCATGATCCGCAAACGCGAGCGCCTGTCGATCAGTGGATAGACTGGCAAGCTACCGAACTCAACACCTCATGGCGCTACGCATTTATGTCGCTGGTGCGAAACTCCCCGGCTCATCAGGATCCGCGTCTGCTGGCTGCGGCCAGTAAAGGCTGGGCGCACACCATGAGCATTCTCAATCAGCAGCTGGAAAAAACCGGCCGCTATGTTGCCGGACGTAATTTCACGCTGGCAGACATTCCGATTGGCCTGGCGGTGAACCGCTGGTTTGAGACCCCGCTCGACCATCCCGATTACCCTGCGGTGCGGACTTATTACGAGCGCCTGACTGAACGTCGCGGCTATACCGTCTGGGGCCGCAACGGTACACCCTGA
- a CDS encoding LysR family transcriptional regulator → MDKIHAMQVFVRVAEMGSFTRAAESLGVPKGSVSRQIQALENQMATRLLHRTTRRVQLTQDGLVYYDRCLDLLSMIDDMDSLFQHEPASLSGKLRVDMSVAMATGFILPRLPEFLQHYPGIEIELSSSDRQVDVIREGFDCVLRVGELKDSGLIARKIGTHTLINCASPGYLSRFGMPIRLEELSQHAMVHYSQQLGQASPGFEYFDGRQCHYVHTGGVVTVNSTETYRAACLAGLGIIQVPAAGIQTLLERGELVEVLHRFPARPMPIHLLYPHRRNVARRVRVFMEWLSQVLQEYVT, encoded by the coding sequence ATGGACAAAATTCACGCAATGCAGGTCTTCGTGCGGGTGGCAGAAATGGGCAGTTTTACCCGCGCAGCAGAAAGTTTAGGTGTGCCGAAAGGCAGTGTATCCCGGCAGATCCAGGCGCTGGAGAATCAAATGGCAACACGTTTGTTGCATCGCACCACGCGCCGGGTGCAACTCACCCAGGATGGATTAGTCTATTACGATCGCTGTCTTGATTTATTGTCGATGATTGACGATATGGACAGCCTGTTTCAGCACGAACCCGCCTCGCTCAGCGGTAAACTCCGGGTGGATATGTCGGTGGCGATGGCCACCGGTTTTATCCTGCCACGGCTGCCCGAATTTTTGCAGCACTATCCCGGCATAGAGATTGAGCTGAGCAGCAGCGATCGTCAGGTGGATGTGATCCGCGAAGGGTTTGATTGTGTGCTTCGGGTGGGCGAACTCAAAGATTCGGGGCTGATTGCGCGAAAAATTGGTACCCATACCTTGATTAACTGCGCCAGCCCTGGCTACCTTTCGCGGTTCGGGATGCCAATCCGGCTGGAAGAGCTGTCGCAGCATGCGATGGTGCATTACAGCCAGCAGCTCGGTCAGGCCTCACCCGGGTTTGAATATTTTGATGGCAGGCAGTGCCATTACGTTCATACCGGCGGCGTGGTGACGGTGAACAGCACCGAAACCTATCGCGCCGCCTGTCTGGCGGGCTTAGGCATTATTCAGGTGCCTGCCGCCGGCATTCAGACATTGCTGGAAAGGGGTGAGCTGGTGGAAGTGCTGCATCGCTTTCCCGCCAGGCCGATGCCGATCCATCTGCTCTATCCGCACCGGCGCAATGTGGCACGTCGCGTGCGGGTATTTATGGAGTGGCTGAGTCAGGTGTTACAGGAGTACGTCACCTGA
- a CDS encoding SDR family NAD(P)-dependent oxidoreductase, protein MNQKVALITGGNRGLGRNGALKLAARGTDIILTYRSHADEAQAVVKEIAAMGRRAVALALDVGETGQFDRFVGEVKQALQQQWQRERFDYLVNNAGHGHYKPFTDTTEAEFDALVNVHLKGPYFLTQKLLPLINDGGRILNISSGLTRLVYPGSSTYASMKGAMEVLTRYQAKELGERRIRVNILAPGAIETDFGGGRVRDTREINDQIAGLTALGRVGLPDDIGDAISAILSDETGWITAQRIEASGGQGI, encoded by the coding sequence ATGAATCAGAAAGTGGCGTTAATTACCGGTGGAAACCGTGGGTTAGGCCGGAATGGAGCCTTAAAACTGGCTGCCAGAGGCACCGATATCATTCTGACGTACCGCAGCCATGCCGATGAGGCGCAGGCGGTCGTAAAGGAAATTGCGGCGATGGGGAGGCGCGCCGTGGCGCTGGCACTGGATGTAGGCGAAACCGGTCAGTTCGACCGCTTTGTTGGAGAGGTGAAACAGGCACTGCAGCAGCAATGGCAACGGGAGCGATTTGACTATTTAGTGAACAACGCGGGTCATGGACACTACAAGCCGTTTACCGACACCACCGAGGCGGAATTTGATGCGCTGGTCAATGTGCATTTGAAAGGGCCTTACTTTCTCACTCAGAAGCTGCTGCCGCTGATCAATGACGGTGGCCGCATCCTGAACATCTCCAGCGGGCTGACCCGACTGGTCTACCCTGGCTCCTCGACCTATGCGTCGATGAAAGGGGCGATGGAAGTCCTGACGCGCTATCAGGCGAAAGAGCTGGGCGAACGGCGCATTCGCGTCAATATTCTGGCACCTGGCGCGATAGAGACTGACTTTGGTGGTGGCCGGGTGCGTGATACCCGCGAGATTAACGATCAGATTGCCGGACTGACGGCGCTGGGTCGGGTCGGACTGCCGGATGATATCGGCGACGCCATCAGCGCGATCCTCAGTGACGAAACCGGCTGGATCACCGCGCAGCGGATTGAGGCTTCAGGCGGGCAGGGGATTTAA
- the yhjD gene encoding inner membrane protein YhjD, with translation MTDKQENPQDLQPQKPLIDIKTGNHTVDESIVRVSRFATWFQAIPAVAHFIRALDRFNDRLGSQFGAAITYFSFLSLIPILMVSFAAVGFVLASNPDLLTDIINKIVSSISDPTLATTLKNTVNTAIQQRATVGITGLLLALYSGLNWMGNLREAIRAQSRDVWERKPDDKEKIWKRYIRDLLSLAGLMLALVITLSLTSVAGSAQASIVSALGLDGIDWLRPALTIIATSISVMANYLLFLWIFWILPRHKPRKKALFRGTLLAAIGFEVIKFVMTLTLPKMATSPSGAAFGSVLGLMAFFYFFARLTLFCAAWIATAKYKDDPQMPEAGSASRHKSS, from the coding sequence ATGACAGACAAGCAGGAAAATCCGCAGGATTTGCAGCCACAAAAGCCGCTTATCGATATTAAAACCGGCAACCACACCGTAGACGAATCTATTGTTCGCGTGTCTCGTTTCGCCACCTGGTTTCAGGCTATTCCGGCGGTGGCGCATTTCATTCGCGCCCTTGACCGCTTTAACGATCGGCTCGGCAGCCAGTTTGGCGCGGCGATTACCTATTTTTCGTTTTTATCGCTGATTCCCATTCTGATGGTGTCGTTCGCCGCCGTGGGTTTTGTGCTGGCATCGAATCCGGATTTGCTGACCGATATCATCAACAAAATCGTCAGCAGCATCAGCGACCCGACACTGGCAACCACGCTGAAAAATACTGTGAATACCGCGATTCAGCAGCGTGCCACCGTGGGGATTACCGGTTTACTGCTGGCGCTCTACTCCGGCCTTAACTGGATGGGTAACCTGCGTGAAGCGATTCGTGCCCAGTCGCGCGACGTATGGGAACGCAAACCGGATGACAAGGAGAAGATCTGGAAGCGTTATATTCGCGATCTGCTGTCGCTGGCGGGTCTGATGCTGGCGCTGGTGATTACGCTGTCGCTGACCTCGGTAGCCGGCTCTGCGCAGGCCTCTATCGTGAGTGCGCTGGGCCTGGATGGCATTGACTGGTTGCGGCCTGCGCTGACCATTATCGCCACCTCGATTTCCGTTATGGCGAACTATCTGCTTTTCCTGTGGATTTTCTGGATTCTGCCGCGTCATAAGCCACGTAAGAAAGCGTTGTTCCGCGGGACACTGCTGGCGGCAATCGGCTTTGAGGTGATTAAGTTTGTGATGACGCTGACACTGCCGAAGATGGCGACCTCGCCTTCCGGTGCCGCCTTTGGTTCAGTGCTCGGCCTGATGGCATTCTTCTACTTCTTCGCTCGTCTGACGCTGTTCTGTGCAGCGTGGATCGCCACTGCCAAATATAAAGACGACCCACAGATGCCTGAAGCGGGCAGCGCGTCACGACACAAATCATCGTAA
- a CDS encoding LysE family translocator — protein sequence MLDPSFFSYVTVMSITPGPNNLLLATSGVNFGMRRTLPMVFGILVGCAVQTVIAGMALEVLLHWMAAIRLPLTLAGCTYLMWLSWKIFRAAAPEARTRPQPMTIVGGACFQAINPKAWLMATNVALLYSGSSGVLTVMIGFMLLNLPCILIWAALGDRLRSHLQIAWKRQLFNSLMALSLVATTVWMLTDALLAA from the coding sequence ATGCTTGATCCCTCTTTCTTCAGTTACGTTACTGTGATGTCAATTACGCCAGGCCCGAACAATCTGCTGCTGGCGACCTCCGGGGTCAATTTTGGCATGCGGCGCACTCTGCCAATGGTGTTCGGTATTCTGGTGGGCTGTGCGGTGCAGACGGTGATTGCCGGTATGGCGCTGGAGGTGTTATTGCACTGGATGGCGGCGATTCGCCTGCCGCTGACGCTGGCAGGCTGTACCTATCTGATGTGGTTATCCTGGAAAATTTTTCGCGCTGCCGCACCCGAAGCGCGCACCCGTCCTCAGCCAATGACGATAGTGGGCGGCGCCTGCTTCCAGGCGATCAATCCCAAGGCCTGGCTGATGGCCACCAACGTCGCGCTGCTCTATAGCGGCAGCAGCGGCGTCCTGACGGTGATGATCGGCTTTATGCTGCTCAATCTGCCCTGCATCCTGATCTGGGCAGCACTGGGCGATCGCCTGCGCAGCCATCTGCAGATTGCCTGGAAGCGCCAGCTGTTTAACAGCCTGATGGCGCTGTCGCTGGTGGCGACCACCGTCTGGATGCTGACCGACGCGCTGCTGGCCGCTTAA
- a CDS encoding PhzF family phenazine biosynthesis protein, translated as MKVAFKQVDVFTSSAFNGNPLAVIMDAQGLNDSQLAAIARWTNLSETTFVLPPQHEEADYRVRIFTVEGELPFAGHPTLGTAHALLEAGWPTRTPGEIVQECGVGNVTVKIGEAGELAFAAPAATLMPWQDALMGNALNSDAFDLTQSPTVVDMGIRWLLVPMVSADAVLALQPNVSDLQRLVKHAGVSGVMPFGRLPEGEPEQYEVRGLLVENGSLTEDPVTGSANACLARYFAAAGHTTAYRVRQGTALQRAGRVNVSFAGETIWIGGNTVTVIDGTITL; from the coding sequence ATGAAGGTCGCGTTTAAGCAAGTCGATGTGTTTACCTCATCCGCCTTTAATGGCAATCCGCTGGCGGTGATCATGGATGCTCAGGGGCTAAACGACAGCCAGCTGGCGGCAATTGCCCGCTGGACGAACCTGTCGGAAACTACCTTTGTGCTGCCGCCGCAGCACGAAGAGGCGGATTATCGGGTGCGTATTTTTACCGTGGAAGGCGAACTGCCGTTTGCCGGTCATCCGACGCTGGGCACCGCACATGCGCTGCTGGAGGCGGGCTGGCCTACCCGAACGCCGGGTGAAATCGTGCAGGAGTGTGGCGTCGGAAACGTGACGGTGAAGATAGGTGAGGCGGGCGAACTGGCATTTGCCGCGCCGGCGGCCACCCTGATGCCGTGGCAGGATGCGCTGATGGGGAACGCTTTAAACAGCGACGCGTTCGATCTGACGCAAAGCCCGACGGTGGTCGATATGGGGATTCGCTGGCTGCTGGTACCGATGGTCAGTGCCGACGCTGTGCTGGCGCTGCAGCCCAATGTCAGCGATTTGCAGCGTCTGGTTAAGCATGCGGGTGTTTCGGGAGTGATGCCGTTTGGCCGGTTGCCTGAGGGCGAGCCTGAGCAGTATGAAGTGCGTGGCCTGCTAGTAGAAAATGGCAGCCTGACCGAGGATCCGGTGACCGGCAGCGCCAACGCCTGTCTGGCGCGTTACTTCGCAGCCGCAGGCCATACCACCGCCTATCGCGTTCGCCAGGGAACGGCCCTGCAGCGTGCAGGCCGGGTGAACGTATCTTTCGCTGGTGAGACCATCTGGATTGGCGGCAATACGGTTACCGTCATCGATGGCACCATTACACTGTGA
- the ilvC gene encoding ketol-acid reductoisomerase, translating into MANYFNTLNLRNQLAQLGKCRFMARDEFADGASFLKGKKVVIVGCGAQGLNQGLNMRDSGLDVAYALRAEAIAEKRPSWRKATDNGFKVGTYEELIPQADLVVNLTPDKQHSAVVQAVQPLMKDGAALGYSHGFNIVEVGESIRKDITVVMVAPKCPGTEVREEYKRGFGVPTLIAVHPENDPKGEGMAIAKAWAAATGGDRAGVLESSFVAEVKSDLMGEQTILCGMLQAGSLLCFDKLVAEGTDPAYAEKLIQFGWETITESLKFGGITLMMDRLSNPAKLRAYALSEQLKTIMAPLFQKHMDDIISGEFSSGMMADWANDDKNLLTWREETGQTAFETAAQYEGKIEEQEYYDKGVVMVAMVKAGVELAFETMVDAGIIEESAYYESLHELPLIANTIARKRLYEMNVVISDTAEYGNYLFSFAAVPLLKEFMTTLQPGDLGKAVEGTQVDNAQLRDVNEAVRQHPIETVGRKLRGYMTDMKRIAVAG; encoded by the coding sequence ATGGCTAACTATTTCAACACATTGAACCTGCGCAACCAGCTGGCGCAATTAGGCAAATGCCGTTTCATGGCGCGTGATGAATTCGCGGATGGTGCCAGTTTCCTGAAAGGCAAAAAAGTCGTTATCGTTGGCTGTGGTGCGCAGGGCCTGAACCAGGGTCTGAACATGCGTGATTCCGGTCTGGACGTTGCTTATGCACTGCGTGCTGAAGCGATTGCGGAGAAACGCCCTTCATGGCGCAAAGCGACCGATAACGGTTTCAAAGTGGGTACTTACGAAGAGCTGATCCCGCAGGCTGACCTGGTGGTTAACCTGACGCCAGACAAGCAGCACTCTGCTGTAGTTCAGGCTGTTCAGCCGCTGATGAAAGATGGCGCTGCACTGGGCTACTCACACGGTTTCAACATCGTTGAAGTGGGCGAAAGCATCCGTAAAGACATCACTGTTGTGATGGTGGCGCCGAAGTGCCCGGGTACTGAAGTGCGTGAAGAGTACAAACGTGGCTTTGGTGTGCCGACGCTGATCGCGGTTCACCCTGAAAATGATCCAAAAGGCGAAGGCATGGCGATTGCTAAAGCCTGGGCAGCTGCGACTGGCGGCGATCGTGCTGGCGTGCTGGAATCCTCCTTCGTTGCAGAAGTGAAATCTGACCTGATGGGTGAGCAGACTATTCTGTGTGGCATGTTGCAGGCGGGTTCACTGCTCTGCTTCGACAAGCTGGTGGCTGAAGGTACCGATCCGGCTTACGCAGAAAAACTGATTCAGTTCGGCTGGGAAACCATCACCGAGTCACTGAAGTTTGGTGGCATCACCCTGATGATGGATCGTCTTTCTAACCCGGCGAAACTGCGCGCCTATGCGCTGTCAGAGCAGCTGAAAACCATCATGGCGCCGCTGTTCCAGAAGCACATGGATGACATCATCTCCGGTGAATTCTCTTCCGGTATGATGGCTGACTGGGCAAATGATGATAAAAACCTGCTGACCTGGCGTGAAGAGACCGGCCAGACCGCGTTCGAAACCGCCGCACAGTATGAAGGCAAAATTGAAGAGCAGGAGTACTACGACAAAGGTGTTGTGATGGTAGCGATGGTTAAAGCGGGCGTTGAGCTGGCGTTTGAAACCATGGTAGACGCCGGCATCATTGAAGAGTCTGCTTACTATGAATCACTGCATGAGCTGCCGCTGATCGCGAACACCATCGCCCGTAAGCGTCTGTATGAAATGAACGTGGTTATCTCTGATACTGCCGAATATGGTAACTACCTGTTCTCCTTCGCCGCAGTTCCGCTGCTGAAAGAGTTCATGACCACATTGCAGCCAGGCGATCTGGGTAAAGCGGTTGAAGGCACGCAGGTCGACAACGCGCAGCTGCGTGACGTTAACGAAGCCGTTCGCCAGCATCCGATTGAAACCGTTGGCCGCAAGCTGCGTGGCTACATGACCGACATGAAGCGTATCGCTGTCGCGGGCTAA